The Litoribacterium kuwaitense genome contains the following window.
TAATGAATACAAACATTTATATCGGTTCAGAGATAGACCCGTTACAAAGTGTCGTCATTCATCGCCCAGGTGATGAGCTTGAAAACTTAATGCCTCAGTATATGGAGAGACTATTGTTTGATGACATTCCTTATTTGCCAGCGATTCAAAGAGAACATGATATTTTTGCGGCAGAGCTTCAGAAAACCGGAGCTCAAGTACTATATTTAAAAGATTTGGTCGTTGACGTATTGCAGGATGATGAAAAGCGGCAATCCTTCTGTACGGAATTTTTACAACGTTATTATTCATTTGAACATGATATTTATCAAGAAGTGCTTTCATATCTAAAAGAGCTGACAGCTGAGGAGTTGTTTCAAACGGTTACTACGGGGATTAAAAAGAAAATGATTGCCTCAAAGCGACCCCTCCACCTTGCAGATATGATTGGACAATCATACCCTTTTTATGTTGATCCGATGACGAACCTTTACTTCTCAAGAGATGCACAGTCTGTGATCGGTGACGCCGTTTCAATCAATATGATGGATCAAAAGGCACGTGCTTGTGAGCCCTTTTTAATGGAAACTGTATTTCAACAGCATTCAAAGTTTGTCGGACAAGCTTCACACCTATGGTTGAATCGCGAGCATGGATATCGTATTGAAGGCGGCGATATTCTCGTTTTACGGCCTGATGTACTGGCGATCGGCATTTCCGCACGCACATCACCGCAAGCAATCGAAAGCTTAGCAAGGACTCTTTTTACCGAGAAATCTGCGGTGACAAAAGTGCTTGCGATTGAGCTCCCAAAGAAGCGAGCATTCATGCATTTAGACACGGTTTTTACAATGGTCGATCACGATAAGTTTACCATTCACCCGGCAATCCTAGGTTCACAGGAGAGTGTGTTTTTGCTAGAA
Protein-coding sequences here:
- a CDS encoding arginine deiminase → MNTNIYIGSEIDPLQSVVIHRPGDELENLMPQYMERLLFDDIPYLPAIQREHDIFAAELQKTGAQVLYLKDLVVDVLQDDEKRQSFCTEFLQRYYSFEHDIYQEVLSYLKELTAEELFQTVTTGIKKKMIASKRPLHLADMIGQSYPFYVDPMTNLYFSRDAQSVIGDAVSINMMDQKARACEPFLMETVFQQHSKFVGQASHLWLNREHGYRIEGGDILVLRPDVLAIGISARTSPQAIESLARTLFTEKSAVTKVLAIELPKKRAFMHLDTVFTMVDHDKFTIHPAILGSQESVFLLEPAEDGEISITRQSHLQEALGRALDLAEVTFIPCGGGDPITAAREQWSDGANTFAVAPGKVMTYERNATTNRLLREYGLEVIEIPDSELSRGRGGPRCMTFPLYRKPL